The Lewinellaceae bacterium genome includes a region encoding these proteins:
- a CDS encoding SGNH/GDSL hydrolase family protein, with translation MQFTKLIIYNLAILLGLLFLAEVGFRISEPDYAYYERTCAADFYEKAWQKLDTNWVQKDTTLGWVCRQKDYLKFYQPDFFNVAYAINSDGFRSPEFTIPMDTFPRAKRVLLLGDSFLFGIFLENDQTISAKIQQQLGADFEVFNLSIPGWGLDQMFQAYSKYVQQIQPDIVLLFYIDDDISRLVEAFYWGAGVKNAYSLEKGELILRDPEDGQLNDLESFFCFNSQIVNRLYKVGVFQKALPLSKAILQEMIESEKASGRSLITVRFPRREQIGNERLKKYDLEVFFKEHHCTYQDLEKEIRLLPKEAYDPFFIKQDDHPSESGTDFISKKLVDMIEKAS, from the coding sequence ATGCAATTTACAAAACTAATCATTTATAATTTAGCGATATTACTGGGGCTGCTTTTCCTTGCCGAAGTCGGGTTTAGAATTAGTGAACCCGATTATGCCTATTATGAACGCACCTGTGCGGCCGATTTTTATGAAAAGGCCTGGCAAAAGCTCGATACCAACTGGGTGCAAAAAGATACTACACTAGGTTGGGTGTGCCGGCAAAAGGACTATCTTAAATTTTATCAGCCTGATTTTTTCAATGTGGCGTATGCCATCAATTCGGACGGTTTCCGTAGCCCGGAATTCACCATCCCCATGGACACGTTTCCCCGGGCAAAGCGCGTCCTGCTGTTAGGCGATTCGTTCCTTTTTGGAATTTTTCTTGAGAATGACCAAACCATTTCGGCCAAAATTCAGCAACAGCTTGGAGCCGATTTTGAGGTCTTTAATTTGTCGATTCCCGGATGGGGGCTGGATCAGATGTTTCAGGCCTATTCCAAATATGTGCAACAGATTCAACCGGATATTGTCCTTTTATTTTACATCGACGATGATATTTCACGACTGGTAGAGGCTTTTTATTGGGGCGCCGGAGTAAAAAATGCCTATTCCCTGGAAAAGGGGGAATTGATACTAAGAGATCCTGAAGATGGCCAATTGAATGACCTGGAAAGTTTTTTTTGCTTTAATAGTCAGATAGTCAATCGTTTATATAAAGTTGGAGTATTTCAAAAAGCGCTTCCTTTGTCAAAAGCCATTTTACAGGAAATGATCGAATCGGAAAAAGCTTCAGGACGTTCCCTTATCACAGTGCGCTTCCCGCGAAGGGAACAAATAGGGAATGAAAGGCTGAAAAAATATGATCTGGAAGTTTTTTTTAAAGAGCATCATTGTACTTATCAGGACCTGGAAAAAGAAATCCGGTTATTGCCGAAAGAAGCTTATGATCCTTTTTTTATTAAACAGGATGACCATCCTTCAGAAAGCGGAACCGACTTTATTTCCAAAAAACTCGTGGATATGATTGAAAAGGCAAGTTAA
- a CDS encoding DUF2911 domain-containing protein, whose amino-acid sequence MMMKTFVFIFFGVFLFVMIGIIGYNFSTTRTHSPLEEITFNYGDLDIKVTYCRPYKKGRLIFGEERDDALVPYGKYWRLGANDATEITFSLPVYFAGTPLNAGSYRMYAVPGSESWEISLNSELGKFGAYPPDYNFDVLKVHVLVQKSDSMTEQFTIDFSNDSVRVNMTFGWDHTWVNVPIRPQ is encoded by the coding sequence ATGATGATGAAAACGTTTGTTTTTATTTTTTTTGGCGTATTCCTGTTTGTTATGATAGGCATTATCGGTTATAACTTCTCCACGACACGAACCCACAGTCCACTGGAAGAAATTACCTTTAATTATGGAGATTTGGACATTAAGGTCACCTATTGCCGGCCATACAAAAAAGGAAGACTGATCTTTGGAGAAGAAAGGGATGATGCACTGGTTCCTTACGGCAAATACTGGAGGCTTGGAGCAAATGATGCCACAGAAATCACGTTTAGCCTGCCCGTTTATTTTGCCGGAACCCCTTTAAATGCTGGCAGCTACAGGATGTATGCCGTACCCGGTTCTGAAAGTTGGGAAATATCCCTCAACAGTGAACTGGGAAAGTTTGGCGCCTACCCGCCGGATTACAATTTTGATGTGTTGAAAGTGCACGTGCTTGTGCAAAAATCTGATTCAATGACCGAACAATTTACCATTGATTTCTCAAACGATTCTGTAAGGGTGAACATGACATTTGGCTGGGATCATACATGGGTGAATGTTCCGATTAGGCCGCAATAA
- a CDS encoding ABC transporter ATP-binding protein produces MTKNDPQTILQLTDFKTYFESDGGVVRAVDGISFDVKTGQTLGIVGESGSGKTVTGLSIMGLVDPSNTQIVGGTIHYRMADGQLVDLVKSAAKDFRKIRGKEIAIIFQEPMSSLNPVMRCGEQITEMILLHKGIDKKSARQEVLGWFERVKLPTPERIFDAYPHQLSGGQKQRVMIAMALSCDPQILIADEPTTALDVTVQQSILNLMKELQESLGITIIFISHDLGVIRQIADDVVVMQNGLIVEQGAVEAVFKNPQHPYTKGLLACRPPLGRRLRRLPTVADFLNGDVTEDGLKNNILSENEMKTRLSNLSQKEPLLKVENLGVSFGGQKRLFRKNHETVEAVKNVSFEVYPGETLGLVGESGCGKTTLSRAILRLIDTEVTGGAYYGGKDVFGLSSREMQTYRKGVQIIFQDHYASLNPRKMVGSAIMEVLKLHQEKTAEKVMKEKVMNLLEMVGMESFHFSRYPHELSGGQRQRICIARALAVKPEFIICDEPVSALDVSVQAQVLNLLKDLQEKLGLTYIFISHDLSVVKFMSDRMLVMQSGQIVESGPSDEIYANPKEQYTRALIAAVPE; encoded by the coding sequence ATGACAAAAAATGATCCGCAAACCATACTCCAGCTCACTGATTTCAAAACGTATTTTGAATCAGATGGGGGTGTTGTAAGAGCAGTGGACGGGATATCTTTTGACGTAAAGACAGGGCAAACCTTAGGTATAGTGGGGGAGTCGGGGTCAGGTAAAACGGTGACCGGACTTTCTATCATGGGCCTCGTGGATCCATCGAATACCCAAATCGTTGGCGGAACGATTCATTACAGGATGGCGGATGGTCAGTTAGTGGATTTGGTAAAAAGTGCGGCGAAGGATTTCAGGAAGATACGCGGGAAAGAGATCGCTATAATCTTCCAGGAACCCATGAGTTCCCTGAATCCCGTGATGAGATGCGGAGAACAGATCACTGAAATGATCCTTTTACACAAAGGAATCGATAAAAAAAGTGCCCGGCAGGAAGTCCTCGGATGGTTTGAACGGGTCAAATTACCTACACCGGAACGGATTTTTGATGCCTACCCTCATCAATTGTCGGGAGGGCAAAAACAGCGGGTGATGATCGCCATGGCCTTGTCTTGTGACCCTCAGATACTGATCGCTGACGAACCGACCACGGCCCTTGATGTTACGGTGCAACAATCCATTCTAAACCTGATGAAAGAACTGCAGGAGTCGCTGGGCATTACCATTATTTTTATTTCTCATGACCTGGGCGTGATCCGCCAGATCGCCGATGATGTGGTGGTGATGCAAAATGGCCTTATCGTTGAGCAGGGAGCGGTGGAGGCGGTATTCAAAAACCCTCAGCATCCCTATACTAAAGGATTACTGGCCTGCCGCCCTCCATTGGGCCGGCGGTTGAGACGACTGCCGACCGTTGCTGATTTTCTCAACGGGGACGTTACGGAAGATGGGTTGAAAAACAATATTCTTTCTGAGAATGAAATGAAAACAAGGCTTTCGAACCTGTCCCAAAAAGAACCTTTGCTAAAGGTAGAAAATCTAGGCGTTTCTTTCGGAGGGCAAAAACGGTTGTTCAGGAAAAATCATGAAACCGTTGAAGCCGTAAAAAACGTTTCCTTCGAGGTGTATCCCGGAGAGACTTTGGGCCTGGTGGGAGAATCCGGATGTGGGAAGACGACCTTGAGTCGCGCCATTTTACGACTCATCGATACGGAGGTAACCGGAGGAGCCTACTATGGAGGCAAGGACGTTTTCGGGTTGTCCTCGAGGGAAATGCAAACCTACCGCAAGGGCGTTCAGATCATCTTTCAGGATCATTACGCTTCTTTAAATCCACGGAAAATGGTGGGCAGTGCCATCATGGAAGTATTAAAGCTGCACCAGGAGAAAACGGCTGAAAAGGTGATGAAGGAAAAAGTAATGAACCTCCTTGAAATGGTGGGCATGGAGTCTTTCCATTTCTCTCGTTATCCTCATGAGTTATCCGGAGGGCAGCGGCAGCGTATTTGCATTGCCCGGGCCCTGGCCGTGAAACCCGAATTCATCATTTGCGATGAACCGGTCTCGGCCCTGGACGTGTCCGTCCAGGCTCAGGTACTGAACCTACTGAAGGACCTCCAGGAAAAACTGGGACTTACTTATATTTTCATTTCTCACGATCTTTCCGTTGTCAAATTTATGAGCGACCGTATGCTGGTTATGCAAAGCGGACAAATCGTTGAGTCAGGTCCATCAGATGAAATTTATGCTAATCCAAAGGAGCAATATACGCGGGCATTGATCGCGGCGGTCCCGGAGTAG
- a CDS encoding ribonuclease D, whose translation MKHNEKDFLLIEKDGALYDFYEKNKEVTWLSFDTEFVGEKRFFTRLCLLQVATSHGNYIIDPLKVEDLHPFHLMLEDPAILKITHAGDNDYRLMNSLYGTIPQNIFDTQIAAGFLGYQYPLSYGKLVEGETGRRLKKGYAVTDWEGRPLGPKQLEYAILDVLPLYDLWQSLNGKLNNINRLHWAKEEFLRWEDPAFYEKDLYAEVLKSNLMNSLDRNGKLFLMRLIMWRAETAERRDHSKEMVLPSKNIGQIVRSVTSGYEGLKNNRHLPDKLVQKYGQIFSKFYSDPATKEEIAVLKMFGKEEQLFPQEEIMIELLHLLVRQKCLDADVSPVLVLAKSALKKMKSDVATRESLSLCQWKIELLGEELVHWLLHPHELEMKVEGGNILIMES comes from the coding sequence ATGAAGCATAACGAAAAAGACTTCCTTCTTATTGAAAAGGATGGGGCACTCTATGATTTTTATGAAAAAAATAAAGAGGTAACATGGCTTAGTTTTGATACCGAATTCGTAGGAGAAAAGCGTTTTTTTACCAGGTTGTGCCTGTTGCAGGTGGCTACTTCTCACGGCAATTACATCATTGACCCCTTGAAAGTGGAAGATTTACATCCCTTCCACCTGATGCTGGAAGATCCGGCTATTTTAAAAATTACCCATGCAGGAGACAATGACTATCGTCTGATGAATTCCCTGTACGGGACCATTCCGCAGAATATTTTCGACACTCAAATTGCTGCAGGATTTTTGGGATATCAATACCCGTTGTCGTATGGTAAATTAGTGGAAGGCGAAACGGGACGACGTCTAAAAAAAGGATATGCTGTCACAGATTGGGAAGGAAGACCTCTAGGGCCTAAGCAGTTGGAATATGCCATCCTGGACGTATTGCCGCTGTACGATTTATGGCAGTCTTTGAATGGTAAATTAAACAATATCAATCGGTTGCATTGGGCAAAAGAAGAATTTTTGCGATGGGAAGATCCGGCTTTTTACGAAAAAGACTTATACGCAGAGGTACTCAAAAGCAACCTGATGAATTCTCTGGATCGAAATGGTAAGTTGTTCCTGATGCGATTGATAATGTGGAGGGCTGAAACGGCCGAGCGCAGGGATCATTCTAAAGAAATGGTTTTGCCGAGTAAAAATATCGGACAGATCGTTCGTTCTGTAACTTCAGGTTATGAGGGATTAAAAAACAACCGGCATTTGCCTGATAAGCTGGTTCAAAAGTACGGACAAATATTCAGCAAATTTTATTCAGATCCTGCTACTAAGGAAGAAATAGCCGTTTTGAAAATGTTTGGCAAGGAAGAACAGCTTTTTCCCCAGGAAGAGATAATGATCGAATTGCTGCACCTGCTGGTTCGTCAAAAATGCCTGGATGCCGACGTTTCTCCTGTCCTGGTTTTGGCAAAAAGTGCCTTGAAAAAGATGAAATCCGATGTCGCCACCCGGGAATCCCTCAGTCTTTGTCAATGGAAAATAGAACTGTTGGGAGAAGAACTGGTTCACTGGTTGCTTCATCCCCACGAATTGGAAATGAAAGTGGAAGGAGGGAACATTTTAATTATGGAATCCTGA
- a CDS encoding pyruvate, phosphate dikinase, with protein MDAIKYVYTFGGEFTEGNSKMKELLGGKGANLAEMNLIGVPVPPGFTVTTEACNNYYKAGKEKTILALTAQVEKGVAIVEKITGKTLGDPENPLLLSVRSGARASMPGMMDTVLNLGMNDKVVEGFAKKSNPWSAWDSYRRFIQMYGDVVMGLKPETKDDIDPFEKIMDYIKEERGIESDTDFTVDDLKLICNTFRNKIKEKTGKDFPQDPWEQLWGSITAVFDSWMNNRAITYRRLNGIPAEWGTAVNVQAMVFGNMGNDSATGVAFTRDPATGENIFTGEYLINAQGEDVVAGTRTPQQITLEGSKRWAKLGGIAETERKEKYPSLEEVMPEIYQELNEYQDKLEQHYKDMQDLEFTIQEGKLWILQTRNGKRTGLSMVRTGMEMLREGMITEKEALMRMDPYKLDELLHPVFDKESAAEAVELTKGLPASPGAASGQIVFSADDAVEWAAKGKTVILARIETSPEDIHGLEVAAGILTARGGMTSHAAVVARGMGKCCVSGAGEAHMNYAEKTLHIGDRYLNEGDWISLNGTTGQVFLGKIKTEEASLVEEFGELMDLSDKYAKLAVRTNADTPHDATVARNFGATGIGLCRTEHMFFQEERILPIREMIVAETLEEREKALNKILPFQREDFEGIFEAMNGLPVTIRLLDPPLHEFLPQTKKARIEMAKDLGISEERVEELVADHEESNPMFGHRGCRLSNTFPSITKMQSRAIIEAALNLKQKGILVYPEIMVPLVGIKAELELQKNIIVSTVEKVFEERNERIDYKVGTMIEVPRATVVANELAEISDFFSFGTNDLTQMTFGFSRDDVGHFLPVYIQKGIVPNDPFESIDQNGVGSLVKLGVDKGRSVKENLKIGVCGEHGGDPASVEFFHRSGLNYVSCSPFRVPIARLSAAQAAIKFPNKEVKLEEELAFMV; from the coding sequence ATGGATGCTATAAAATATGTTTACACCTTTGGAGGAGAATTCACAGAAGGAAATAGTAAGATGAAGGAACTCCTGGGTGGTAAAGGAGCCAACCTCGCAGAAATGAACCTGATTGGCGTTCCTGTCCCTCCGGGATTCACCGTAACGACCGAAGCCTGCAACAATTATTACAAGGCGGGAAAAGAAAAAACGATCCTCGCATTGACTGCCCAGGTGGAAAAAGGCGTGGCTATTGTTGAAAAGATTACGGGTAAAACACTTGGTGATCCCGAAAATCCTTTATTACTTTCCGTACGTTCAGGTGCCAGAGCTTCCATGCCAGGTATGATGGACACCGTTTTGAATCTCGGTATGAATGATAAAGTGGTGGAAGGTTTTGCCAAAAAATCCAACCCATGGTCTGCATGGGACTCTTACCGTCGTTTCATTCAAATGTATGGAGACGTGGTGATGGGCTTAAAACCCGAAACAAAAGACGACATCGATCCTTTCGAAAAGATCATGGATTATATTAAGGAAGAACGCGGCATTGAATCCGATACGGATTTTACTGTTGACGACCTAAAACTTATCTGCAATACTTTCAGAAACAAGATCAAGGAAAAAACCGGAAAAGATTTTCCTCAGGATCCCTGGGAACAACTTTGGGGTTCCATCACCGCCGTATTTGACAGCTGGATGAACAACAGGGCAATCACCTACCGTCGTTTAAATGGCATCCCTGCTGAATGGGGAACAGCCGTTAATGTACAGGCTATGGTATTTGGAAATATGGGTAACGACTCCGCTACCGGTGTGGCTTTTACCCGTGACCCTGCAACAGGAGAAAACATCTTCACCGGGGAATACCTCATCAATGCACAGGGAGAAGACGTTGTGGCCGGCACCCGTACGCCTCAGCAAATCACTCTGGAAGGTTCAAAAAGATGGGCAAAATTAGGGGGCATTGCAGAAACAGAGCGTAAGGAAAAATATCCTTCTCTGGAAGAAGTCATGCCTGAAATTTACCAGGAACTCAACGAGTACCAGGACAAACTCGAACAACACTACAAGGATATGCAGGACCTCGAGTTTACCATCCAGGAGGGTAAACTCTGGATTTTGCAAACCCGTAATGGAAAACGTACCGGCTTGTCAATGGTAAGAACCGGAATGGAAATGCTCAGGGAAGGCATGATTACTGAAAAGGAAGCCCTCATGCGTATGGATCCATACAAATTGGACGAATTGCTGCACCCTGTTTTTGATAAAGAATCCGCTGCAGAAGCAGTGGAATTGACCAAAGGTCTGCCTGCCTCTCCGGGAGCTGCCTCCGGCCAGATCGTTTTCTCCGCGGATGATGCCGTTGAATGGGCTGCCAAAGGAAAAACAGTGATCCTCGCAAGAATTGAAACTTCTCCTGAAGATATCCACGGACTCGAAGTGGCTGCAGGCATTCTAACCGCCAGAGGTGGTATGACCTCCCATGCTGCTGTAGTGGCTCGCGGCATGGGCAAATGCTGTGTCTCCGGTGCAGGGGAAGCGCATATGAACTATGCCGAAAAAACGCTGCATATCGGGGATCGTTATCTCAATGAAGGAGACTGGATTTCCCTCAACGGAACTACAGGACAGGTGTTCCTGGGCAAAATAAAAACAGAAGAAGCCAGCCTCGTGGAAGAATTTGGAGAATTGATGGATCTTTCCGATAAATACGCAAAACTTGCTGTTAGAACCAACGCTGATACTCCTCATGACGCAACGGTTGCAAGAAATTTCGGAGCCACAGGTATTGGACTTTGCAGAACGGAACATATGTTCTTCCAGGAAGAACGTATCCTTCCGATTCGGGAGATGATCGTCGCCGAAACCCTGGAAGAAAGGGAAAAAGCACTCAACAAGATTCTTCCTTTCCAGCGTGAAGATTTTGAAGGCATCTTCGAAGCTATGAACGGCCTGCCGGTAACCATCCGTTTGCTCGATCCTCCTTTGCATGAATTCCTGCCACAGACCAAGAAGGCCCGTATCGAAATGGCCAAGGATCTTGGCATTAGCGAAGAACGTGTAGAAGAACTCGTAGCCGACCACGAAGAATCCAACCCGATGTTCGGGCACAGAGGTTGCCGCTTGAGCAATACCTTCCCTTCCATCACCAAAATGCAAAGCCGTGCCATCATCGAGGCTGCCCTAAACCTTAAACAAAAAGGTATTTTGGTGTATCCTGAAATCATGGTACCGCTGGTAGGGATAAAAGCAGAGCTCGAATTGCAAAAAAACATCATCGTGTCAACGGTTGAAAAAGTATTCGAAGAGCGCAACGAACGCATCGACTACAAAGTAGGAACGATGATCGAAGTCCCCCGAGCTACTGTTGTTGCTAATGAGCTGGCAGAAATTTCAGACTTCTTCTCCTTCGGAACCAATGACCTTACACAGATGACCTTCGGATTTTCCCGCGATGACGTAGGACATTTCCTCCCGGTTTACATCCAAAAAGGCATTGTACCTAACGATCCTTTTGAATCCATTGATCAGAATGGAGTAGGCAGCCTGGTAAAACTTGGAGTTGACAAGGGCAGATCTGTAAAGGAAAATCTCAAGATTGGAGTTTGCGGTGAACATGGCGGAGATCCTGCTTCGGTAGAATTCTTCCATAGAAGCGGCCTCAATTATGTAAGTTGTTCTCCATTTCGCGTTCCCATTGCAAGGCTCTCCGCAGCCCAGGCAGCTATCAAATTTCCAAACAAGGAAGTGAAATTAGAAGAAGAACTTGCTTTCATGGTTTAA
- a CDS encoding CBS domain-containing protein, giving the protein MATTVEKIMASPVVTTTLDSTTGYVRELMERKHVSAIPIVALEDETINLLGIVTNRDLRGVKDESTDVEFIMSRRIKSVSKETTLREAARKMIESEMHHLVVIEKEKVVGIISSMDFVKAVADGMI; this is encoded by the coding sequence ATGGCTACAACCGTCGAAAAAATAATGGCCTCCCCGGTCGTCACGACCACCCTGGATTCAACTACCGGTTACGTCAGGGAATTGATGGAAAGAAAGCATGTAAGTGCCATCCCTATCGTAGCCCTCGAGGATGAAACAATAAACCTGTTAGGCATTGTCACCAACAGGGATTTGAGGGGCGTAAAAGACGAAAGTACTGACGTGGAATTTATCATGTCGCGGCGCATCAAATCCGTGAGCAAAGAAACCACTCTACGTGAAGCCGCCAGGAAAATGATAGAAAGCGAAATGCACCATCTTGTGGTGATAGAAAAAGAAAAAGTGGTGGGGATCATTAGTTCCATGGATTTTGTAAAAGCAGTGGCTGACGGAATGATTTAA
- a CDS encoding amidohydrolase family protein, with product MHRISADYVFPVSSPPIKDGVLILDKDGKVLEVGHQKDYDSASLDIHIGVLVPGFVNTHCHLELSHMKGIVNTGTGLLPFLVDVVTQREFPMEEILDAISKADAQMEEEGIVAVGDISNKVDTAKAKEQSNIRYYTFVEMFDFLQNERAQATYEQYKTVFDNQSRNNGNRISYVPHAPYTVSKALFNIIREQNNPNATLSIHNQETAHEDNLFLKKEGGFVDFFGGFGVTLDDFQPTGQTAIHYAMDNMDPNQRTLFVHNTMTSDADIKAAHKWSDKVYWATCANANLYIENRLPNYKTFIDNNARMTIGTDSLTSNWRLSILDEMKTISKYQSYVDFETLLRWATLNGAEALGFEDELGSFEVGKKPGVNLLNLNSDLKITDKTKVERLV from the coding sequence ATGCATAGAATATCCGCAGATTACGTATTCCCCGTCTCAAGCCCTCCCATAAAAGACGGAGTCCTCATTTTGGATAAAGACGGAAAGGTTCTGGAAGTCGGACACCAAAAGGACTATGATTCTGCCAGTCTCGATATACATATAGGGGTTTTGGTTCCCGGGTTTGTGAATACGCATTGCCACCTGGAGCTTTCCCACATGAAAGGAATAGTGAATACAGGTACAGGATTGCTTCCATTCCTGGTGGATGTAGTCACCCAAAGGGAGTTTCCAATGGAAGAAATTTTGGATGCCATAAGCAAGGCCGATGCTCAAATGGAAGAAGAAGGTATTGTCGCGGTAGGAGATATCTCCAACAAAGTGGATACGGCTAAAGCAAAGGAACAAAGCAATATACGCTATTACACCTTTGTGGAGATGTTCGATTTTTTGCAAAACGAAAGAGCACAAGCTACCTACGAACAATATAAAACGGTTTTTGACAATCAGAGCCGCAATAATGGTAACCGCATCAGTTATGTTCCGCATGCACCCTATACCGTTTCCAAAGCATTATTCAACATCATCCGCGAACAAAACAACCCTAATGCCACCCTCAGCATCCACAACCAGGAAACCGCTCACGAAGACAACCTCTTTCTGAAAAAAGAAGGAGGTTTCGTTGATTTTTTTGGCGGGTTTGGAGTCACCCTGGACGATTTTCAGCCAACCGGTCAAACAGCCATCCACTACGCCATGGATAATATGGATCCCAACCAAAGAACGCTTTTCGTTCACAATACCATGACAAGTGATGCAGACATCAAAGCCGCTCATAAGTGGAGCGACAAGGTCTACTGGGCCACCTGCGCCAACGCCAACCTGTATATCGAAAACCGCCTGCCCAACTACAAAACCTTCATCGACAACAACGCCCGCATGACCATCGGCACGGACAGCCTGACCTCCAACTGGCGGCTATCCATTCTCGATGAGATGAAAACCATCTCAAAATACCAGTCCTACGTGGATTTTGAAACCTTGCTGCGCTGGGCCACCCTGAATGGGGCCGAAGCCCTCGGTTTTGAAGACGAGCTGGGTAGCTTTGAAGTGGGCAAAAAACCGGGAGTCAATCTGCTGAATCTCAACAGCGATCTCAAAATTACCGATAAAACAAAGGTGGAGCGGTTGGTATAA